aagtctcactttaggaagggcagactaggcgggaagcagtaacttagacatgattcactgatgttagcaAGTCAGCAATAAAGTCACAACACACATTCCAAGTAACCCCCGGTGAGGAGTGGGTCTCAGGGGGTCTCAGAGGATGTCAGGGAATCTCAggagatccagacacacacacacacacacacacacacactcaggggagtAAGGAAGAAGGAATAgttcattctgattggtttaggcaaacagccagatagaacacaccccacgatgtacaggccttaaaatggcatgcaaaacgttcatacaatgagatcgagctaatccatggaccatctccttattgtagcttattgattacaataataaacctccagatttctacatccagtctccggtcttctgattgaaagaaaaggtgtagtGAGATCCCATTCTCGCCACAACATAGCCTAGTTAAGTCAACTTTTTCAGTGTGGGTTTTTGGAACAATGGTATTTTTCAAGTTGCTGCACTCACATTTTCAAGGCAGCAGGTGAAGTCATGTTTCTAAATGTAACCATAGCATATGgtaatgtgaaggacagataaacacctgtgtgtttcccactagtgatccaggatatgccatatgtagttctgtgtacagggctggaacaccctgcaaaaatggaagaaaagcttgcacacgcatgacattgccagctatactgccaaaagacaccagtaagtgtgttggcaagcttctatcagtgtcagctgggctgatggtggtgtttgcaaggttttttgcatgccttttaggtaatTAGCTTagtagttttggaacagaactgcgtattgctgctttaagtcaAGGAAAGCTGTGAAAgagaattcataaggacttaGGAAAAGACTACCGCGACTAGGCTACGTAATAATGCGACAGCGGATGTTATTGGCGTGAGTCTTTAAACGTGGCTGCCACAAGGAATTGTGGGACGGTATTAtatcctttcctttccttgtcCAGTGTAGCCTGTGCTAAAGGAGATAATAAAATAACCAGTGAAGTATCTTTCctaagcatttagagaattcgACCAGCCCTCATCATGGCTGCCTCTTAGATAGCCTACTTCCGGGTCATTTTACTCATTTGGGAACCCATGACTGCAGTCggatagtctttttttttttttgcttaggaagGTTTCTAGCTGAGTGAAAAGACCCACGTCAATAACACCCATCTAATTATTAACGTAGGCTTACGCGTAAGTACAGTCGTATTCTCTTAGGATataggacattttttttttactattcgACCACAACCAGAATCTCTATGGCCTTTTCCAAACCGGACTCTCCCTACTCCGCCACACTCAATGTTGTGGAGGGCACCCTTAATGAAGGGGTTAGGGTGTGATACACGGCACTTTGTGATGCCCTCACGGAAAAGGGAAATTGAAGTCAAAATCGTTTTCATTCAAATAGATAACTcaatacatatttaaaaccaCGCAATATACGTTTTGGTTCCCCCCTCCTTTCTGTGAGACACCCGTCTACAAATAAAGCCCGAAAATATACTCGCAATAAATTATGTTCTAAACGGAAGTTCGGGAGCGTGACGAAATTGGTTACGCCTCTAACATCAAACTCTGTCAGGTAACTTATTTCCAGCCTACCTGCAGCATTTGTTCACTTTCAACCTACCACTTCCCCTCACGTCTCCCGTTCTCCTTGTTATATTGAAATGGGGGTGTACACATGGATCCAGATTGACTCCTGCCTGCGCAGTCAGCTCCTGCACAATCCCTGCAAAGCACTTGGCCACAAACCTCGCCAAACATGTTTCGTGCTTGCTTCTCTTTAGGCCCATGGATAGAGCGCATGTTGTATTGTGAAGGGGGACCTTTACTGATCCCTGGTACAGCATATGACGCGTGTTGCGGCCTGTGGGGCACTGATGTGtaccctgccacccttgctatcctaactaaaatccacccataactaaacataactcatcaaactaaacaaatacaattcCCATACacgtggctctctctctccctctttctatatCCTATTGCAAATGCTAAtattgatactgataaagtggccatattacctactgttaattgcttacctaaatgtatctccttatctgttcatcaaattgatgtctacttaCAAAATGTTCTTTCTCATAGCATGACCGCTGCTCGCAAATGCtaatggatgtggaaacattgttcatcaccatatccatcaagTACATCTATGCATattgacagccaaactctacatactcatttgtttctttctttccctcctagtctagactatctttgctgtgggatgctgctgtagtctctccacccgatctactgtagaaaccctcagccCATATGTAACCATCCCCACCAtactgtcatacacttattctaccccatactctatgctagcaaTGCAATGTATATAactgccaccatcaacatattTTTCTGCTCTTACTCTACTTACACTTGTAATAGtaatacccactaagctgttttgtatgcatcatgtatctaccatatgatgtttgtgtgtattatgtacatttaccacttgtttcccctcctgctctttctatctctacctggcCGGCCTCAAgcagtttttttcttgcccctgtcgccactgtgcttgctctaaggggggttcaggcactgggctctgtaaagcgccttaagacaattgtattgttttgctgctatataaataaaattcaatttaattctgTTCTACAATATCACCCCGTCACACAAAATAGAAAGTTAACATTTATTAAATTTCGTTGAAGGGTGGGATAGGAACAGCACGGCATTGAACATTTGTGGTCATCTCAATTACAATTTTTAAATTCTGctctagaaaaaaaagaagtgtcaTCATTGATAAGCATTAGACGGTCATTCCAATAATGCTCAGGTTGATTTAACACAAAATGAAGGCATGAAACTCTACACCAATCTAATGCCGGTGTTGAATGGCTCTTTATCAAGAAACTTAAAACCCAATGCTCCCATCATCCTGTATACAACTGTTATATGGACTTGAGGGTAAATCCACAACATGCCTGACTCTCTCCAAACATGCTTTGATTGTGAGAACACTAGGTCTATTAGGAGGTACACATTTACATAAGTATGAAGGATTATATATGTTGCATGTTTTGTAGGTAGATGTCTTTTTAAGAGCAGTGTGTCAAAAGAGTCTTCCAGTGTTGATGGTCAGAGAACAAGCCTGCTGTACGGTGGTTTTcctgagacacatacacacatagcgcACACACatagcgcacgcacacacacacgcacacatgcacacacacaatcacacacacacctaagacaGCTCACGCCTCCACATCCACAAGCTCGGGAGGGAGGGTGGACTTGGGATGCTTGCTTTCAAAGTGTTGCTTGAATGTTTTCGGATCCGGCATTTGCGACTATGAAGGAAAGATAAAAACAATAATTAGACACTTTTCACCAAAAAAAGCCAGGGGGCTATAGGGCCCTGATTAACAAAGCACAACCTGTATGACTTAAATTACTTCAATAGCTTAGCCAATTACATTGTGAAGTGTATACTCTGCAAATGCATTTAGGTTCTGAGCCATGACATCATATAACACAAGTAAATAGCTTCAAAATAATAGCAACCGTCACTCAGGGTTAATTTAGTTGGATATAAAACACTGCTCTATCTTCGGACGGACCTTGCAGACGCCGCAGGTGTAGACGAGCGCTGCCATTGCAGCAGTCTTCTGGTCATGTCCCTTAGCTTTCTTTGCGTCTGCCTGTTTTTTGGCGTTCTTTTGCTGGGACTGGATCTTCTGGTGTCCGCGGGCCATTGCTAGTTGCtaaaagagtgaagaaagacaATACGCCTTTAGGTTCTAACTGTTTGTTTTAAGGAACAAAGTGCTCTGGCAACGGAGTTTCAAATACTATCCCAGTTTTGCTGCAACATGGGCCATCATTATTTGGCATCAGTGTACCACAGACCACCGAAAGACCTAAAAGCCGTATCTAGGCACACACCAACTTCCATGCTACTTTTAAGGACCTACAAGGGGGCATAATTCAGCCTATTGTGAATACTCAACATTATCTCTCTCAGTAAATGTGCGAAACAGGAGTGTAGCGTAGTGAGCTACTTAAATTAATTAACTGACTAGGCGAAAAAAAGAGCATATTTAAACTAAGTTTTAAACCTCAGCATTTTGATAGCAGCAGGTCTGTGTCTCACTATTAACGGAAGAGTAGCCTGGTATTcaacttcacatttacacatgTTGAGATGATATTCTAATTTTAACCTCACGTCGAACTGTTCCTGCTTTTGAGCTTGGATCAGCTAACGTTGACGCTAACGTTGCCATATGGTTATTTTCAGAGCCATTTAACGTTACCCAAAGATTTGTTCTAAGGTTTAGGGTCTTTCCCAAAGCAGCTGTATAAGTCGATAGGTCCAGATGGGAAATATTTACAACAAAAAAGTAGTTAAATAGAGTAAATAGACGGTAGCTACCTTTGTTGTAGGCTAGGGCCGACAATCTCTTGGGCGAAATGTGACAGCTGAAGAAATCGTCGCTGGGATATGTTTCCTGGGAGTGTTCCCACagattcaaaataaaagtccgaAAAGTATTTCGTGGAGTTACATTTTGCTTTCTGTACTCTTGACACCAAAGGGATGTCAATGAATTGttaattttttaattaattaactaTAATTAATTCATTATAGTTTATTTTTTGATAACCTTATTTCTATTTTTGGTTACCTTATTTCAATTTTTGAATCAGGAAAGATGCAAAGTGAGACAAAAATATTCCCTTGGTGAGACATATTTTTCTAAAATATTCTCTAGAAAAATAGACATAAATGTTCGTTTTCGTTAAAAGGCTACGTCACTCAACATATTTCACATATGCTTGACTTATCACATCACACATGTTGTTTAAATGTTGCTCATGTAGGGTGAGGACAGGCATATACCTTGTGCATATACCAAATGAACTGCCTCACAAtagtggcggagagaaggactctgagtaggttgctgactatcttggacaatgaccaccacccactacacagaactctcaacagacagaggagcatattcagtggcagactcctgtcactgtcatgctcatcggacaggctgagaaggtcctttgtccccagggccattcagcttttcaacgccacgcagaaggggggggggggggttggggtggtcttccctgcatgagtctacctcagtctgcccaccCCATCTTATTATACCaacccactgtccatccctttactggctatactagccccttgcacagacttaacctcttatattctgcactatctctttgcactatccacacaagcacaagaacactatctttttgcactatccacacaagcagcacaagaacacttttcTCCTGGGCAtctacactgtcacaatcaatgcatattgtaccatagggtcagacccattcttgcatctgttaccaccccactccttgtgaaaatgttctccctatgtgtatgtgagttgtataagttgtataagctactggatgaccttaaatttccctctggattaataataatatccatctatctatttatctatctatcaaatTGGGCCATCAGGTACAATGGGCCATTTAAAGTTGAAGTAACATAGCGCTTTAAGATTTTGCATTTTTAATGCTGCACTGGTGGGTAGCACCAGATAAGAATGTTTATAGTGGTGATTTTGGGGTGTAGAAGTGTTTGCTTAAAATGCTTTTAGACGTGCTGTGTCTGACTGAACATACATGATTCTATGTGTAGCCTAAATTGTGAGGATAGAGCAAACGGATGGGGACAGTGAGACACGTAGCCAACTCACCACTAGGGCGCAGCATATTATCAAAACTTGAGAATGCACTGAGGTGTCAGATtgtgcgcatgtctgtgtgggtgagtgcGGTGTAAAGTTATTTTTGGTCTATGCATTGAAGTATGATGTGTTTTTTCATGTATGGCACATATATTTCCAATCCTGTACAAGAAGTTTCACTCAGGCCCAGTGTTGTGTTGAGAATAAATGGATAAGACTCGTTAATGTCTACACCTCGCAGTCACCAGCTGGGTATTAGATTTACAGGGCTGTAGTTAGTTACCACTAGATTGCACTGCAAGGTTCTTCCTAAGGCCTGAAAAACCATGGCGTCGTGGTTGTTTTGATGAATATAAAAGAGCTTGAGAATACATCATATTTGAAGCCTTTTTTTGCAATGTAGTTGATTTGTAGGTAATATATAAGCCCTTTGTGTAAGGAATATTCTACATTTTAGGACTGCCACATCACCTGACGTTAATTGCGACATGACATCACATGTGAGCGACCAACACAATGGTGcttgatttctgtgtgtgtgtgtgtgtgttcactagaCTTTAGAGAAAGATTAATCCATATTACCGTGTGAGTGAGTCATGCCTGAACACGTCATGCCCTCCACCGAAAGAAATGTCTCAGGAAATCAACACAAGCTCTTTAACTGCGACACGACCTCATGGCTGGAAGTTAATGTATCTATGAAGTCATCAGAAAGGGCTGGGGTTTCAGTAGAGCAAGAATAACAACTCTCCACAGATCATATCAATCACATTTGGTTGAAAAACATTTTCAGCAGGGATAGGCCTATAGAATTCATGAAACAAACCAGAAAGCATATGAGTTTGTACAGCACAACAACAGCTTGTTCATAAAGAATATCATAATGGAGTTTGCTAAGAGTGTATTCCATACATACTAGTTAGTAGATATGTAGTCTTGATTCAGTTTCAGATATACTAATCTATAGCTATAATTAAGGTTTCATATTTTCAAAACTGGTGTCAATGTTTGTTTTGGTGGTCAGTGATGAAAGATTAGAGATTATCGTAAGTgttatatgtttgttttcaaaaattaaaccaaaatgtTGTTTTGAGTTATACAT
The sequence above is drawn from the Clupea harengus chromosome 19, Ch_v2.0.2, whole genome shotgun sequence genome and encodes:
- the znf706 gene encoding zinc finger protein 706 codes for the protein MARGHQKIQSQQKNAKKQADAKKAKGHDQKTAAMAALVYTCGVCKSQMPDPKTFKQHFESKHPKSTLPPELVDVEA